One window of the Rhodococcus sovatensis genome contains the following:
- a CDS encoding helix-turn-helix transcriptional regulator, with amino-acid sequence MGARSIIDGAPVPKRLQGMDAESINCVLEFLVSPLQAAVPQPTEVVLHDLQRIPNTVRAIAGVVTGRGIGDPPTDKLLERVAAGDLSHEIGYRSNLPDGRILQSTTIIYTDKDGRAAAALCLNTDVSAWTTMRASMDRFVLGHEILSQTQPSSANQQSIAMPLSGNGSEYFPHSVEDLSDRLIDAAITAVGIPVARMRKEHKVDVVAELNRRGFFMIKQAAETAAAALGVTRFTIYNYLNEVSDGPEDST; translated from the coding sequence ATGGGTGCCCGATCGATAATCGACGGTGCGCCGGTACCCAAAAGGCTGCAGGGGATGGATGCAGAGTCCATCAACTGCGTCCTCGAGTTTCTGGTATCGCCTCTCCAAGCAGCTGTTCCGCAACCGACGGAAGTTGTGTTGCACGATCTGCAGCGCATTCCGAATACGGTACGGGCCATCGCCGGCGTAGTCACGGGTCGCGGAATCGGTGACCCGCCCACCGACAAGTTGCTGGAGCGGGTTGCGGCAGGGGATCTGAGCCACGAAATCGGATACCGCTCGAATCTGCCAGACGGTCGGATATTGCAGAGCACGACCATCATCTACACGGACAAGGACGGTCGAGCCGCCGCAGCACTTTGTCTGAACACGGATGTGTCGGCCTGGACAACCATGCGTGCTTCGATGGACAGGTTCGTCCTCGGGCACGAAATCTTGTCCCAAACACAACCATCGTCGGCGAATCAACAGTCGATAGCGATGCCGTTATCGGGCAACGGAAGTGAGTACTTTCCGCACAGCGTCGAGGATTTGAGCGACCGACTCATCGATGCGGCCATCACCGCTGTCGGCATTCCTGTCGCCAGAATGCGCAAAGAACACAAGGTGGATGTGGTGGCCGAGTTGAACCGACGTGGATTTTTCATGATCAAGCAAGCAGCGGAAACCGCCGCCGCGGCTCTGGGTGTCACGAGGTTCACGATCTACAACTACCTCAA